One window from the genome of Acidobacteriota bacterium encodes:
- a CDS encoding redoxin domain-containing protein, giving the protein MHSILFIILIFSISLNLILILKNSSLLNKYNLLLTEIAKNQFEKPTQKKDAQIYKKGDYLPNFIFKTFDNNYIDLSELKSNNLLLIYFKFSDCDVCYSYLINAQRNISFYENKGIEVVGISDQNIKIINDFINKKDITIPIALDRGKIFKSLVCIFRSKVAIDSDSNRPLILIESGHPFRFIPATFSMKSEFEKV; this is encoded by the coding sequence TTGCATTCTATTTTATTCATTATTTTGATTTTTTCTATATCATTAAATTTAATACTAATTCTTAAAAATTCATCTCTTTTAAATAAATATAATCTCCTTCTTACAGAGATTGCAAAAAACCAATTTGAAAAACCCACTCAAAAAAAGGATGCTCAAATTTATAAGAAAGGTGATTATCTTCCTAATTTTATTTTTAAAACTTTTGACAATAATTATATTGATTTATCAGAACTAAAATCAAATAATCTTCTTCTAATCTATTTTAAATTCAGCGATTGTGATGTCTGTTACAGCTATCTAATAAATGCCCAGAGAAATATCAGTTTTTATGAAAATAAAGGAATAGAAGTGGTAGGAATTTCTGACCAAAATATAAAAATAATTAATGATTTTATAAATAAAAAAGATATAACAATTCCTATTGCTCTTGATAGAGGAAAAATATTCAAATCTCTTGTTTGTATATTCCGATCCAAAGTGGCCATCGATTCCGATTCAAACCGGCCACTGATTCTGATTGAAAGTGGCCACCCATTCCGATTTATTCCGGCCACTTTTTCGATGAAATCAGAATTTGAAAAAGTT
- a CDS encoding BF3164 family lipoprotein, which yields MLLSFIIILFTLISCRNQSIEIRVIHVKEENFAIGIQNDENYMFHEPKDIEIQDDKYIFIADTKNKRVQKFNHNGEFLKSIVKGGEGPDQVLEPVDIELTDKNIFIADPSKRKILFFNKNEEYVSSINTPYSVKNINYFQNYLYILKFSSFAAVSLQLKGSTEGYLGHRVNLLNNQVDLNFCEYLKPLNLSFFSLLNYSSMDMDKNGNIWVAYLFLNKIIKFNKDGKKIKELKSIFTEKKIKPTNLKDLNPIPILINKRIRVDEKGDIYILASISRETEKFQASKIIFKYDNEGNYLGEMYFPYFIEEFNISNNTIYIIDEDFIVRKFKIET from the coding sequence GTGTTATTAAGTTTCATTATTATATTATTTACTCTGATATCATGTAGAAATCAATCTATTGAAATAAGAGTCATCCATGTAAAAGAGGAAAATTTTGCAATCGGCATTCAGAATGATGAAAACTATATGTTTCATGAACCGAAGGATATAGAGATTCAAGATGATAAATATATTTTTATCGCTGATACAAAAAATAAAAGGGTTCAAAAATTTAACCATAATGGAGAGTTTTTAAAAAGTATAGTAAAAGGAGGAGAAGGGCCTGATCAGGTGCTTGAACCGGTTGATATAGAATTAACAGATAAAAATATCTTTATTGCTGACCCAAGCAAAAGAAAAATTTTATTCTTCAATAAAAATGAAGAGTATGTATCAAGTATAAATACACCATATTCAGTAAAAAATATTAATTATTTTCAGAATTATCTTTACATTTTAAAATTTTCCTCATTTGCAGCTGTATCTTTACAACTAAAAGGTTCTACTGAAGGGTATCTCGGCCATAGAGTAAATCTTTTAAATAATCAAGTTGACTTAAATTTTTGTGAATATTTAAAACCTTTAAATCTTTCCTTTTTCTCTTTGTTAAATTACTCCTCAATGGATATGGATAAAAATGGAAACATCTGGGTTGCTTATCTTTTTTTGAACAAAATAATCAAATTTAACAAAGATGGGAAAAAAATAAAAGAGCTTAAATCAATTTTCACAGAGAAAAAAATTAAGCCAACGAATTTAAAAGACTTAAACCCAATTCCTATTCTTATAAATAAAAGGATCAGAGTCGATGAGAAAGGAGATATTTATATTTTAGCTTCTATTTCAAGGGAGACAGAAAAGTTTCAGGCATCAAAAATCATATTTAAATATGACAATGAGGGAAATTATTTAGGAGAAATGTATTTTCCTTATTTCATAGAAGAGTTTAATATCTCAAACAATACAATTTACATTATTGATGAAGACTTTATAGTACGGAAATTTAAAATTGAGACATAA